One part of the Salmo salar chromosome ssa10, Ssal_v3.1, whole genome shotgun sequence genome encodes these proteins:
- the LOC100196236 gene encoding RAS and EF-hand domain containing: MDRPSFERLFSACDINRSGVIEYEDFTVVCRELNVPDDEIKTLFNKFGAGADGCINYSKFSSRFQEVSERLDLASFGASPQSQGSPWDEFQSRMDDATGLLSGRLCDQLAELYQAIYSTSEPLLLQQYEGLVDALVSESKERRLESEQVETSFRR, translated from the exons ATGGACAGACCCAGCTTCGAGAGACTGTTTTCAGCGTGTGACATTAACAGGTCTGGTGTGATTGAATACGAAGACTTTACGGTTGTTTGTCGAGAACTCAATGTGCCTGACGACGAAATCAAAACTTTATTCAACAAATTCGGTGCTGGTGCAGATGGATGTATCAATTACAGCAAGTTCTCCTCTCGGTTTCAAGAGGTTTCAGAAAGGTTGGATTTAGCCTCTTTTGGGGCGTCTCCTCAAAGTCAAGGGAGTCCTTGGGACGAGTTCCAGAGCAGGATGGACGATGCAACAGGTCTCCTCTCAGGAAG ACTGTGCGATCAATTGGCTGAGCTGTACCAAGCCATTTACTCCACCTCAGAACCTCTCTTGTTGCAACAATATGAGGGACTTGTTGATGCTCTTGTCAGTGAGAGCAAGGAACGCAGACTTGAGAGTGAGCAGGTGGAAACCAGTTTCAGAAGGTAG